A window from Triticum aestivum cultivar Chinese Spring chromosome 6D, IWGSC CS RefSeq v2.1, whole genome shotgun sequence encodes these proteins:
- the LOC123145410 gene encoding uncharacterized protein, which produces MMASRAATALRTAALQGYFRRSASTAAAHAERPKAKPMGDYVPVYVALGMIGLAGALGLHTARQQLAHAPNVWVDKRKREAVPEVADPDLALDEAERFVGGSVFRKVAHVQDDRSLTAGVADPVADYPARKAVTLKDVGVDPPGIPEQSREGVLDRIFKKNTA; this is translated from the exons ATGATGGCTTCACGAGCCGCCACCGCGCTCCGCACGGCCGCCCTGCAGGGCTACTTCCGGAGGTCGGCCTCCACCGCGGCGGCGCACGCCGAGAGGCCCAAGGCGAAGCCCATGGGCGACTACGTGCCGGTGTACGTGGCGCTGGGGATGATCGGCCTGGCGGGGGCGCTGGGGCTGCACACGGCGCGGCAGCAGCTGGCGCACGCGCCCAACGTCTGGGTCGACAAGCGCAAGCGCGAGGCGGTGCCCGAGGTGGCGGACCCGGACCTCGCCCTCGACGAGGCCGAGCGCTTCGTCGGCGGCTCCGTGTTCCGCAAGGTCGCCCACGTCCAGGACGACCGCTCCCTCACCGCCGGCGTCGCCGACCCCGTCGCCGACTACCC GGCGAGGAAGGCGGTGACGCTCAAGGACGTCGGCGTGGACCCGCCGGGGATCCCCGAGCAGAGCAGGGAGGGCGTCCTCGAcaggatcttcaagaagaacaccGCTTAA